One region of Metallosphaera sedula DSM 5348 genomic DNA includes:
- a CDS encoding digeranylgeranylglycerophospholipid reductase: MKQLTYDVLIIGGGFAGSTAAWHLANKGLKILLIDSKPWNRIGDKPCGDAVSKEHFDNLGMPYPEGEQLEQKIDGIKLYSPDMSTEWTVKGEGFEINAPAYTQRILREARDRGVEVMDLTTAMKPILEDGFVKGAVIFDRRKEEQIEVRAKMVIEATGYSRSFRSKLPQEIPVSEDMDERDADIAYREVAYTREDIDEPGYLKIFINQTTSPGGYWWYFPKGKDKVNIGLGIQGGMGYPSIYTFYEKYWKEYGADVDRNRMIVKGGALVPTRRPLDTLVWNGIIVIGDSGYTANPVHGGGKGSAMISGFCAARATLNSFEKGDFSAQSLWETNLCYNERYGAKQASLELFRRFLQKLSDDDINYGMRKKVIREEDLLEASMTGDLQLSVADKAMRVIAGLGRPSLLYKLKNVAEYMKEIKALYRAYPAGPDQLPKWKGQVKQLILEFDKVISK; encoded by the coding sequence TTGAAACAACTAACCTACGATGTATTAATAATTGGTGGAGGATTCGCAGGTTCCACCGCGGCATGGCACCTGGCGAATAAGGGACTTAAGATACTTCTAATAGACAGTAAGCCGTGGAATAGAATTGGGGACAAGCCTTGCGGAGACGCAGTTAGCAAGGAACACTTTGACAACCTTGGTATGCCCTACCCAGAGGGAGAACAACTTGAACAGAAGATCGATGGAATCAAGTTATATAGCCCCGATATGTCCACAGAGTGGACCGTTAAGGGCGAAGGATTTGAGATAAATGCCCCAGCCTATACGCAGAGGATATTGAGGGAAGCCAGGGACAGGGGAGTTGAAGTGATGGACTTAACCACTGCCATGAAGCCTATTCTAGAGGACGGCTTCGTAAAAGGTGCGGTGATATTTGACAGGAGGAAGGAGGAACAGATAGAGGTAAGGGCCAAGATGGTCATAGAGGCTACTGGATACTCAAGAAGCTTCAGGAGCAAACTCCCTCAGGAAATCCCCGTCTCTGAGGACATGGATGAGAGGGACGCGGACATCGCCTATAGGGAAGTGGCCTATACTAGGGAGGACATAGATGAACCTGGATACTTGAAAATCTTCATCAACCAGACCACCTCACCTGGAGGATATTGGTGGTATTTCCCAAAGGGGAAGGATAAGGTAAACATAGGACTGGGAATACAGGGAGGAATGGGCTACCCCAGCATCTACACCTTCTATGAGAAATATTGGAAAGAATATGGTGCTGACGTAGACAGGAACAGAATGATAGTAAAGGGAGGAGCCCTTGTGCCCACCAGGAGGCCCCTGGACACCCTGGTTTGGAACGGTATAATAGTCATAGGCGATTCTGGATACACGGCCAACCCAGTCCACGGAGGCGGGAAAGGATCGGCAATGATATCAGGCTTCTGCGCAGCTAGGGCGACGCTTAACTCCTTTGAGAAGGGAGACTTCTCGGCGCAATCCCTCTGGGAAACTAACCTATGTTATAACGAGCGTTATGGTGCAAAACAGGCTAGCTTAGAGCTCTTCCGAAGGTTCCTTCAGAAGCTGTCAGATGACGACATAAATTATGGAATGAGGAAGAAAGTCATTAGGGAGGAGGATCTTCTAGAGGCAAGTATGACCGGAGACCTTCAGCTATCCGTAGCGGATAAGGCAATGAGGGTAATTGCAGGTTTAGGAAGACCTTCTCTGCTATACAAACTCAAGAATGTGGCGGAGTATATGAAGGAGATAAAGGCTCTCTACAGAGCTTACCCAGCAGGTCCAGATCAGCTACCAAAGTGGAAAGGGCAAGTAAAGCAACTCATCTTAGAATTTGACAAGGTAATTTCCAAGTAG
- a CDS encoding Lrp/AsnC family transcriptional regulator has protein sequence MTDYYYLDNVDRKILNILQRDSRTPFSRLAKMLDLSESTIHMRVKRLVKEGVIKNFGIEIDLDRIGLNVLAFVLIKAEPKKYEEILKKLVEMNEIYDIYDVTGEYYALLKVRVRSREELAKVLDYIGKLEGVTSTYTMVALRTIKEKKYLDEEDQ, from the coding sequence ATGACAGATTATTATTACCTAGATAACGTGGACAGGAAAATTCTAAACATATTGCAGAGGGATTCGAGGACTCCCTTCTCTAGACTGGCAAAGATGCTTGACTTAAGCGAGTCCACAATACATATGCGTGTAAAGAGACTTGTAAAGGAAGGCGTCATCAAGAACTTTGGAATAGAGATCGACCTGGATAGGATAGGCCTAAACGTCTTGGCCTTCGTCCTCATTAAGGCAGAGCCTAAAAAGTACGAGGAAATACTCAAGAAGCTAGTGGAGATGAATGAGATCTACGATATATACGACGTGACTGGGGAGTACTATGCCCTGCTGAAGGTCAGGGTTAGGTCCAGGGAAGAGCTGGCCAAGGTTTTGGACTATATAGGCAAGCTTGAGGGCGTTACCTCAACCTACACAATGGTGGCCCTGAGAACCATAAAGGAGAAAAAGTACCTAGACGAGGAAGATCAATAA
- a CDS encoding RimK family alpha-L-glutamate ligase, which translates to MAKIAVVHESQKVTEASKQLLLEIKARGHTAYYIRVSRINSSIGGDLGISYAGKKLELDGALIRNLGFLTTIEQMIRRVDVLREIESRGVITMNNVGSMLLARDKYASISRLHKAGIPVPYTALVEDPFEVMRLVEEWGEVVIKPLVGSLGLGSVKVSDPDIAFRVAKSILSVNQPVYVQKYVKKPNRDIRAFVVGDRLLGSIYRISQENWKTNVAQGALVQAISSADLREIEEISVKATKALGLDYSGVDIVEDLEGGYKVLEVNGAPMWKGFQTATSLNPAKYIVNLLLEKIRK; encoded by the coding sequence TTGGCAAAAATAGCGGTTGTTCATGAATCACAGAAGGTTACTGAAGCCTCCAAACAACTGCTACTGGAAATAAAGGCGAGGGGTCATACGGCCTACTACATTAGGGTTTCCAGGATAAATTCGTCCATCGGTGGAGACCTTGGAATATCCTACGCTGGAAAGAAACTGGAATTAGATGGGGCCCTTATCAGGAACCTGGGCTTCCTCACAACCATAGAGCAGATGATAAGGAGAGTGGACGTGCTTAGGGAAATAGAGAGCCGTGGGGTTATTACCATGAATAATGTGGGGTCAATGTTGCTGGCTAGGGACAAGTACGCGAGCATTTCAAGGCTCCACAAGGCCGGAATTCCCGTTCCCTACACGGCTCTAGTTGAGGATCCCTTTGAGGTCATGAGACTTGTGGAGGAATGGGGAGAGGTCGTGATAAAGCCCCTTGTGGGGAGCTTAGGTTTGGGATCCGTGAAGGTATCAGACCCTGATATAGCCTTCAGGGTAGCTAAGTCTATCCTGTCAGTAAATCAGCCTGTTTACGTTCAAAAATACGTGAAAAAGCCCAATAGGGACATCAGGGCCTTCGTGGTCGGTGATAGACTGTTGGGGAGCATCTACAGGATATCCCAAGAAAACTGGAAAACAAACGTCGCACAGGGCGCACTGGTGCAGGCAATATCCTCAGCAGATCTCAGGGAGATCGAGGAAATTAGCGTAAAGGCCACTAAGGCACTGGGACTGGACTACTCGGGTGTAGACATAGTGGAGGATCTGGAGGGAGGTTACAAGGTGCTGGAGGTGAATGGAGCTCCCATGTGGAAGGGGTTCCAGACTGCAACCTCCCTAAATCCCGCAAAATACATTGTGAACCTTCTCCTTGAGAAGATCAGGAAATGA
- a CDS encoding SAM-dependent methyltransferase, producing the protein MNLYGVGVGPGDPELLTLKALRLIREADLVVIPTSSKRLTLNAVLPHVQGKDVLQFPLPVRRDRSAYQSLLDQIKSYNNVVYVTLGDPAFYSSLYRLGQFTEIRDVVPGITSFSWCSALHKVPIALGKEKVLISPEPVSEFKADTLVLMKGEADSPIRCGNGYFTVSIKRLS; encoded by the coding sequence ATGAACCTTTACGGAGTTGGAGTAGGCCCTGGCGACCCGGAACTGCTCACCCTCAAGGCCCTCAGGCTGATCAGGGAGGCAGACCTGGTAGTGATTCCCACTTCCTCAAAGAGGTTAACCCTTAACGCTGTTTTACCACATGTGCAGGGAAAGGACGTATTACAGTTTCCACTACCCGTCAGAAGGGACAGGTCTGCCTACCAGAGCTTGCTGGACCAGATCAAGTCCTACAATAACGTGGTATACGTAACCTTGGGGGATCCGGCCTTCTACAGCTCCCTGTATAGGCTTGGTCAGTTCACCGAGATTAGGGATGTGGTACCTGGAATAACTTCGTTTTCGTGGTGTTCCGCCCTTCACAAAGTCCCTATTGCACTGGGGAAGGAGAAGGTCTTAATATCACCTGAGCCAGTAAGCGAGTTCAAGGCCGACACACTGGTACTCATGAAGGGCGAGGCAGACTCACCCATAAGGTGCGGAAACGGCTACTTCACAGTCTCCATAAAAAGGTTAAGTTAG
- a CDS encoding HAD-IIA family hydrolase yields the protein MVLDYDLIISDVDGVILMEGDPIWDNINSLRQMIEHGKKVILVTNNSGFSRVLLSRQLNYLGLPIEPKDIITSGLAAVLYMKKSWDVKKVFVIGEEGLVEEIRNAGYEVLMTANAEKEIPDVVVLGLDRLVTYDKLSIGMRCIWKGSKFVVTNMDRLWPAKDGLRLGAGALASALIYALKREPDFVAGKPNKWIVEVAMELTGISDLKKVLVIGDQLETDIKMGNELGADTALVLTGISQRADVERTGIRPTFVIKNLSELLS from the coding sequence ATGGTACTAGATTATGATCTAATAATAAGCGACGTTGATGGCGTTATCCTCATGGAAGGTGATCCCATCTGGGACAACATAAATTCGCTCAGGCAAATGATTGAACATGGAAAGAAAGTTATCCTAGTGACCAACAACTCTGGGTTCAGCAGAGTTCTTCTCTCAAGGCAACTCAACTACCTAGGGTTACCAATAGAGCCTAAGGATATAATTACCAGCGGATTAGCTGCAGTACTTTACATGAAAAAGAGTTGGGACGTGAAGAAGGTTTTCGTTATTGGCGAGGAAGGTCTTGTGGAGGAGATTAGAAATGCAGGATACGAGGTATTGATGACAGCTAACGCTGAGAAAGAGATCCCAGATGTGGTTGTGCTTGGACTGGATAGGCTAGTTACCTATGATAAGCTATCCATAGGGATGAGATGTATATGGAAGGGTAGCAAGTTTGTCGTGACTAACATGGATAGGTTGTGGCCCGCCAAGGATGGTTTGAGACTAGGAGCTGGCGCCTTGGCGAGTGCCTTGATATATGCCTTAAAGAGGGAACCGGATTTCGTGGCAGGGAAGCCCAACAAGTGGATAGTTGAGGTAGCAATGGAGCTCACGGGGATAAGCGACTTGAAGAAGGTTCTCGTTATTGGTGACCAACTGGAGACCGACATAAAGATGGGGAACGAACTAGGAGCAGACACTGCTCTAGTTCTTACGGGCATTTCTCAGAGGGCAGACGTGGAAAGGACGGGGATACGCCCTACATTTGTAATTAAGAACCTATCTGAACTACTCTCTTAA
- a CDS encoding DUF2070 family protein, whose protein sequence is MDSEKLTRNYYSKLIRLPSTEALSIWVGAEVGLSFLRSLSDGFTYLTGFLVYLSLSLISLHRRVRTFLAMAGMFGIIYLIISFFPLVIPLSFGLFIPLMTYVMLIDYGDFTSPGLTTLIGLISALSTFPRNIELVIAFYLIVGLFSYLYLILVNRKGKSVTGIPSLNIVRPFLKAMSYRRDEEVENFLEKISTEFHSSTLVLKLGDVLLVLPRIHFGMYGKVGSSLFPYQLEELVNNKVMVFHGPGSHEIDLASSKESRKLAQIISSKIREGNWKELRFEGIKFLSEDRFRMTSLVFDHITLNFSERPGYGIDDLPGGLWDESLKTGNFLVDCHNESLKEEIGHRDERALREFVSKKIPATEERPLLVGYGESEINSTCEGICSRKVKALIVGDGDKKIVIAYVFANNANEETGKLLREKFGNLYEKVILVTPDDHSCTGTSFGNLYTPAEPCPQILEALEKAIKNAEANLKKVEASYMIVDAKVKVIGKFISLMVEGLEQVGSFAMRTFWIPVIFPYVALIILLLGNYLVKF, encoded by the coding sequence GTGGATTCGGAAAAACTAACTAGGAATTACTATTCCAAGCTCATAAGGTTACCATCAACAGAGGCCCTTTCAATCTGGGTGGGAGCGGAAGTAGGTCTATCCTTTCTGAGGTCGCTATCTGACGGATTCACGTATTTGACAGGCTTCCTAGTGTACTTGTCCTTGTCCCTAATATCCCTTCACAGAAGAGTTAGAACTTTCCTTGCAATGGCGGGAATGTTTGGTATTATCTACTTGATAATCTCGTTCTTTCCTTTGGTAATACCCCTCTCCTTTGGCCTCTTTATTCCCCTTATGACTTACGTTATGTTAATAGATTACGGGGATTTCACTTCGCCGGGCCTAACCACGCTAATAGGCCTGATCTCGGCACTTTCCACGTTTCCAAGGAATATTGAACTAGTTATTGCCTTCTACTTGATCGTGGGGCTATTTTCCTACTTATACTTGATCCTTGTTAACAGAAAAGGGAAAAGCGTCACAGGCATTCCATCTCTGAACATTGTTAGACCTTTCCTGAAGGCTATGAGCTACAGGAGGGACGAGGAAGTTGAAAACTTCCTGGAAAAGATATCTACCGAATTTCACTCAAGCACACTTGTACTGAAACTTGGAGACGTTCTTCTAGTTTTACCCAGAATACACTTTGGTATGTACGGAAAGGTGGGGAGTTCCCTATTTCCCTATCAGCTGGAGGAGTTAGTGAACAACAAGGTAATGGTATTTCACGGTCCTGGAAGCCACGAGATAGATCTGGCCTCAAGCAAGGAGTCACGTAAGCTTGCACAGATAATCTCCTCGAAGATCAGGGAGGGGAATTGGAAGGAGTTAAGGTTTGAGGGGATAAAGTTCCTATCTGAGGACAGGTTTAGGATGACCTCCCTCGTGTTCGACCATATAACGCTGAACTTCAGCGAGAGACCGGGCTACGGAATAGATGATCTTCCTGGAGGGTTATGGGACGAATCACTGAAGACAGGTAATTTCCTAGTTGATTGCCACAACGAGTCTCTAAAGGAGGAAATAGGGCACAGGGATGAAAGAGCCTTAAGGGAATTCGTATCCAAGAAGATTCCAGCTACCGAGGAGAGACCTCTCCTAGTGGGATACGGTGAGTCTGAAATTAACTCAACATGTGAGGGGATCTGTAGTCGTAAAGTTAAGGCACTTATAGTTGGAGATGGGGACAAAAAGATAGTAATTGCCTACGTGTTTGCCAATAACGCCAATGAGGAGACTGGGAAGTTATTACGCGAGAAGTTTGGTAACCTTTACGAGAAGGTCATCCTCGTCACACCTGACGATCATTCATGTACAGGAACATCCTTTGGAAACCTCTACACTCCAGCAGAGCCTTGCCCACAGATACTGGAAGCCCTGGAGAAAGCGATCAAAAATGCTGAAGCAAACCTCAAGAAAGTAGAGGCAAGCTACATGATAGTGGATGCGAAAGTGAAGGTAATTGGAAAATTTATTTCGTTGATGGTGGAGGGGCTGGAGCAGGTAGGGAGCTTTGCTATGAGAACGTTCTGGATCCCTGTGATCTTTCCATACGTAGCCCTTATAATTCTTCTACTTGGAAATTACCTTGTCAAATTCTAA
- a CDS encoding phosphoesterase: protein MKILVLSNIRFPEPHIESVLSNVIKKEEPEVIVLNGDTTQCYWDYECPRVIDVLYVIRSIAPWAQLVYIQGDMDPHALKCIMAEPRYREEIIGTTMYIADASSIKYYIIHGHQGDIDQLRKTVGAGPWDWLVIGQHKRLEVDKLARVIYAGGITREFPPESRGYVVITDSSHYTRSLTH, encoded by the coding sequence ATGAAGATACTAGTTCTCAGTAACATTAGGTTCCCTGAGCCCCACATAGAGAGCGTACTGTCAAACGTGATAAAGAAGGAGGAACCAGAGGTCATAGTCCTGAACGGTGACACAACCCAGTGTTACTGGGACTACGAGTGCCCTAGGGTTATAGACGTACTTTACGTTATAAGGAGTATTGCTCCATGGGCACAGCTCGTGTATATACAGGGAGACATGGATCCCCACGCGCTGAAGTGTATCATGGCTGAACCTAGGTACAGGGAGGAGATCATAGGAACGACAATGTATATAGCGGACGCATCTTCGATAAAATACTACATCATTCACGGGCATCAGGGTGACATTGATCAGCTGAGAAAAACTGTGGGGGCAGGACCCTGGGACTGGCTCGTGATTGGCCAGCATAAAAGACTAGAAGTGGACAAGCTGGCCAGGGTGATTTATGCTGGGGGTATAACCAGGGAGTTCCCCCCAGAGAGTCGCGGATACGTTGTTATCACGGACTCCTCCCATTACACTAGAAGTCTCACGCACTGA
- a CDS encoding isoaspartyl peptidase/L-asparaginase → MRYNSPVLVIHGGAGSWKNMERDRALKALRESLERGYREFRTGSSLEAVVEAIASMEDSGVFNAGRGSVKNAEGGVEMDAGLMHGKTMSVGSVASIRARNPIRRAYEVLKQGRHVLMVRTVWEETEEGDSSRDGDTVGAVALDEQGNLSAGTSTGGIRGKLPGRVGDSPIPGAGFYATARVAVSCTGIGELILKLLPAKEIDMLRAMGYPLEESVRAVMGKFTETFGKDNLGLIALDHQGYASASFNTGAMPRGIMWNGGEKVFFDEVDQL, encoded by the coding sequence ATGAGATACAATTCGCCAGTTCTTGTCATTCACGGAGGAGCGGGCTCTTGGAAAAACATGGAGAGGGATAGGGCTCTGAAGGCCTTGAGGGAGTCCTTGGAGAGGGGATATAGGGAATTCAGGACCGGGAGCTCCTTAGAGGCCGTGGTGGAGGCCATAGCTTCCATGGAAGATAGCGGAGTATTCAACGCTGGAAGGGGGAGCGTGAAGAACGCAGAGGGAGGAGTGGAGATGGATGCTGGACTGATGCACGGTAAGACCATGTCCGTGGGATCTGTGGCCTCCATTAGGGCCAGAAACCCCATAAGGAGAGCCTATGAGGTTCTGAAACAGGGAAGACACGTTCTCATGGTCAGGACTGTTTGGGAGGAAACGGAGGAGGGAGATAGCTCCAGGGATGGGGATACCGTGGGGGCCGTAGCGTTGGATGAACAGGGAAATCTCTCCGCTGGAACCAGCACCGGTGGAATAAGGGGTAAATTGCCAGGACGAGTGGGCGACTCACCAATACCCGGGGCTGGATTCTACGCCACGGCCAGGGTAGCTGTTTCCTGTACTGGAATAGGGGAGCTCATCCTCAAACTACTTCCAGCAAAGGAAATAGACATGTTAAGGGCCATGGGATATCCACTGGAGGAATCTGTTAGGGCTGTCATGGGAAAGTTCACTGAAACCTTCGGTAAGGACAACCTCGGTTTGATCGCACTCGACCATCAGGGTTACGCCTCAGCATCATTTAATACCGGCGCAATGCCAAGAGGAATAATGTGGAACGGAGGAGAGAAAGTGTTCTTTGATGAGGTAGATCAGCTATGA
- a CDS encoding NAD(P)/FAD-dependent oxidoreductase — protein sequence MKVAVVGGGPAGISLGWFLRGTKIDVTVYEGLDDVGKKPCAWGVLKGIENYLDIPKEAIYSEIKGFRIYLDNKLISEVRERERLGYIVDKPLLLRKLGEKIDLRLNSKVVLNKGKLVVNGKEEEADKVIIATGHYSLSKDVTIPALQYITDLNYDPEMVDMYFYSDLLGYGWIFPDPKGAKIGVGGYASVDFIREKLKTITSGRIITQHGARVADYGVFEDRLNGSYIGEALGTVYAVTGEGIRPSIISSRIMADSLLEGKDFSREFKRSKLHWTLQVHAEVIKRAKASNSVKGLERVLLRADPKLVVKFAMGDFGKLDLIKLFGSAIL from the coding sequence ATGAAGGTGGCCGTGGTAGGAGGGGGCCCGGCTGGAATATCACTGGGATGGTTCTTAAGGGGAACCAAGATTGACGTCACGGTTTATGAAGGACTGGATGATGTGGGGAAGAAACCATGTGCGTGGGGAGTTCTCAAGGGGATAGAGAACTACTTGGACATCCCAAAGGAGGCAATCTACAGTGAGATAAAGGGGTTCAGGATCTACCTAGACAACAAGCTCATCTCAGAGGTTAGGGAGAGGGAGAGGCTTGGGTATATCGTGGATAAGCCACTCCTACTAAGGAAACTGGGGGAGAAGATTGATCTGAGACTTAACTCCAAGGTAGTCCTGAACAAGGGCAAGCTCGTGGTGAACGGGAAGGAGGAGGAGGCTGACAAGGTGATAATTGCCACTGGCCACTATTCCCTCTCCAAGGATGTCACAATTCCCGCACTCCAATACATTACTGACCTAAATTACGATCCAGAAATGGTGGACATGTACTTCTACTCTGACCTCCTTGGATATGGATGGATATTCCCTGATCCAAAGGGGGCTAAGATTGGGGTAGGGGGTTATGCTTCCGTGGACTTCATAAGGGAGAAACTAAAGACCATCACGTCAGGTAGGATCATAACCCAACATGGAGCGAGAGTCGCTGACTACGGAGTTTTCGAGGATAGATTGAACGGCTCATACATTGGCGAGGCCTTGGGAACAGTGTACGCGGTCACGGGGGAGGGGATAAGGCCATCAATCATCTCCTCAAGGATTATGGCAGACTCCCTCTTGGAGGGGAAGGACTTCTCTAGGGAGTTCAAGAGGAGCAAGCTTCACTGGACCCTTCAGGTGCACGCGGAAGTGATAAAGAGAGCTAAGGCATCCAACTCGGTAAAAGGATTGGAGAGGGTATTACTAAGGGCAGATCCAAAACTGGTTGTGAAGTTCGCCATGGGCGATTTCGGAAAGTTAGACCTTATTAAACTGTTCGGGAGTGCTATATTATGA
- a CDS encoding DUF5751 family protein — MDLRNKAVLVLVQVREETLAEVFRKLMKDARTSGFRKVIINVISPLPHWQVLASAREAILDNIDLGLEVYTWKPEDVKKMFEKASQLSVDGLMTYCDEDNKYSMSKLMSSLPDSLKISMIKDNCK; from the coding sequence ATGGACTTGAGAAATAAGGCAGTCCTAGTTCTTGTGCAGGTTAGGGAGGAGACCCTCGCTGAGGTTTTCAGGAAACTCATGAAGGATGCAAGGACTTCAGGCTTCAGGAAGGTCATCATCAACGTTATATCGCCTCTTCCCCATTGGCAGGTACTCGCTAGCGCTAGGGAAGCTATACTGGACAACATTGACCTAGGTCTTGAAGTCTATACCTGGAAACCGGAGGACGTAAAGAAGATGTTTGAGAAAGCCTCTCAGCTCAGCGTTGACGGTCTAATGACGTATTGTGATGAGGATAATAAGTACTCCATGAGCAAGTTAATGTCATCTCTCCCAGATTCTCTAAAGATCTCCATGATAAAGGATAATTGTAAGTAG
- the gdS-2 gene encoding hexaprenyl pyrophosphate synthase — protein sequence MDLMEFWFRSRAVIDELVEKFLDESKEWETMEMSKYIMRDGKRFRGTLMFLFNGALGGEEKDAYPGALATEILHSASLALDDIVDYDEIRRGMKAAWAVYTNRKVIFVSNYLIPTALSIISGYGDKALRISVDLWKDTAVGALKDMYGKDEDYVRTIELKTASLFKLPTMLSSFSSGRSEFLDTLMEAGKDLGIIYQLIDDYVDCVTQDKDKLVGSARQLFSLTSGKFESFVRMKYREYKEHYETLLRSLPVKHDYLDQLVALPDFLAFGLMGEAGIKNKIF from the coding sequence TTGGACCTGATGGAATTCTGGTTTAGGAGCAGGGCCGTCATTGACGAGCTTGTGGAGAAATTCCTCGACGAGTCGAAGGAATGGGAAACCATGGAGATGTCGAAGTACATAATGAGGGATGGTAAAAGATTCAGAGGAACTCTCATGTTTCTCTTCAATGGAGCCCTAGGAGGGGAGGAGAAGGATGCTTATCCTGGTGCCCTCGCAACTGAAATTCTCCACTCCGCCTCCCTAGCCCTGGATGACATAGTGGATTATGACGAAATAAGGAGAGGAATGAAGGCTGCTTGGGCAGTCTACACGAACAGGAAGGTAATATTCGTGTCCAATTACCTTATTCCCACGGCCCTGAGCATAATCTCGGGCTACGGAGATAAGGCCCTGAGGATCAGCGTGGATCTGTGGAAAGACACTGCGGTGGGAGCCCTTAAGGATATGTACGGAAAAGACGAGGACTACGTGAGGACCATTGAACTCAAGACTGCCTCCCTCTTTAAACTTCCAACAATGCTCTCCTCCTTTTCTTCAGGAAGGAGCGAGTTCCTTGATACTCTCATGGAGGCTGGTAAGGACCTGGGTATAATATACCAGCTAATAGACGATTACGTGGATTGCGTTACGCAGGACAAGGACAAGCTAGTGGGGAGCGCGAGGCAACTATTTTCCTTGACCTCGGGGAAGTTCGAGTCCTTCGTTAGGATGAAGTATAGGGAATACAAGGAACATTACGAGACTCTCCTAAGATCGCTTCCAGTTAAGCACGATTACCTAGACCAGCTTGTTGCTCTCCCTGACTTTTTGGCCTTCGGTCTCATGGGGGAAGCCGGAATAAAGAATAAAATATTTTAG
- a CDS encoding S-methyl-5'-thioadenosine phosphorylase yields MSSENRAQIAVIGGSGLYDPGIFSNTREIKVYTPYGEPSDLITLGELEGKVVAFLPRHGRRHRIPPHKINYRANIWALKELGVKWVISVSAVGSLNLGYKPGEFVIPDQFIDMTKRREYTFYDGPVVAHVSMAEPFCNSLRKVIIESAKRLNITTHPKGTYICIEGPRFSTRAESLVWKDVFKADIIGMTLVPEVNLACEAEMCYSTIAMITDYDVFAEVPVTAEEVTKVMSENTAKAKALLREVIRSLPEKPDERECSCCHSLKTALV; encoded by the coding sequence ATGAGCTCGGAAAATAGGGCACAGATTGCAGTAATAGGAGGGTCGGGCCTATACGATCCCGGAATCTTCTCAAACACGAGGGAGATCAAGGTTTACACGCCGTATGGAGAGCCCAGCGATTTGATCACGTTGGGGGAACTGGAGGGGAAGGTAGTCGCGTTCCTCCCAAGGCATGGGAGAAGGCACAGGATCCCTCCGCACAAGATTAACTACAGGGCGAACATATGGGCGTTGAAGGAACTAGGGGTAAAATGGGTAATTTCAGTCTCAGCAGTGGGGAGCCTTAACCTGGGATATAAGCCGGGCGAATTCGTCATACCGGATCAGTTCATTGACATGACCAAGAGAAGGGAATACACCTTCTATGACGGTCCAGTTGTGGCCCACGTATCCATGGCAGAGCCGTTCTGCAACTCCCTTAGGAAAGTGATTATAGAGAGCGCCAAGAGACTGAACATAACAACGCATCCCAAGGGAACTTACATCTGCATCGAGGGACCTAGATTCTCAACGAGGGCCGAAAGCTTGGTCTGGAAGGATGTTTTCAAGGCAGACATAATTGGTATGACCCTCGTCCCTGAAGTTAATCTAGCTTGTGAGGCAGAGATGTGTTACTCCACAATAGCAATGATCACGGATTACGACGTGTTCGCGGAGGTTCCTGTGACAGCCGAGGAGGTTACCAAGGTAATGTCGGAGAACACGGCTAAGGCGAAGGCCCTGCTAAGGGAAGTAATAAGGTCGCTTCCTGAGAAGCCTGACGAGAGAGAGTGTTCCTGTTGTCACTCCCTGAAGACAGCTCTAGTGTGA